One segment of Streptomyces sp. TG1A-8 DNA contains the following:
- a CDS encoding L-serine ammonia-lyase → MAVSVFDLFSIGIGPSSSHTVGPMRAARMFARRLRNEGLLESVASLRCELYGSLGATGHGHGTPKAVLLGLEGASPRTVDVETADERVAGIRRAGRLRVLGEHEIPFSYDDDLVLHRREVLPYHANGMTVRARDASGAELLAKTYYSVGGGFVVDEDAVGADRIKLDDTVLKYPFRTGDELLRRTRETGLSISSLMLENERAWRTEEEIRAGLLEIWRVMRECVRRGMSREGILPGGLRVRRRAAVSARQLRAEGDPLAHAMEWLTLYAMAVNEENAAGGRVVTAPTNGAAGIIPAVLHYYIDFVPGADEDGVVRFLLAAGAIGMLFKENASISGAEVGCQGEVGSACSMAAGALAEVLGGSPEQVENAAEIGMEHNLGLTCDPVGGLVQIPCIERNGMAAVKAVTAARMAMRGDGSHKVSLDKVIKTMRETGADMSVKYKETARGGLAVNIIEC, encoded by the coding sequence GTGGCCGTCTCGGTCTTCGACCTGTTCTCGATCGGCATCGGCCCGTCCAGCTCCCACACGGTCGGCCCGATGCGCGCCGCGCGCATGTTCGCCCGCCGGCTGCGCAACGAGGGCCTGCTGGAGTCGGTCGCGTCCCTGCGCTGCGAGCTGTACGGCTCACTCGGCGCGACCGGCCACGGCCACGGCACCCCGAAGGCGGTGCTGCTCGGCCTGGAGGGCGCCTCGCCGCGCACGGTGGACGTGGAGACGGCCGACGAGCGGGTGGCGGGCATCCGGCGGGCGGGGCGCCTGCGGGTCCTCGGCGAGCACGAGATCCCCTTCTCCTACGACGACGACCTGGTGCTGCACCGCCGCGAGGTGCTGCCGTACCACGCCAACGGGATGACGGTCCGGGCCCGCGACGCCTCCGGCGCGGAGCTGCTCGCCAAGACGTACTACTCGGTCGGCGGCGGCTTCGTGGTGGACGAGGACGCGGTCGGCGCGGACCGCATCAAGCTGGACGACACGGTCCTGAAGTACCCCTTCCGCACCGGCGACGAGCTGCTGCGCCGCACGCGGGAGACGGGTCTGTCGATCTCCTCGCTCATGCTGGAGAACGAGCGGGCCTGGCGCACGGAGGAGGAGATCCGCGCGGGCCTGCTGGAGATCTGGCGGGTGATGCGGGAGTGCGTCCGGCGGGGCATGTCCCGCGAGGGCATCCTGCCGGGCGGGCTGAGGGTGCGGCGCCGCGCGGCCGTCTCCGCCCGCCAGCTGCGCGCCGAGGGCGATCCGCTGGCGCACGCCATGGAGTGGCTCACCCTGTACGCGATGGCGGTGAACGAGGAGAACGCGGCCGGCGGCCGCGTGGTGACCGCCCCCACGAACGGCGCGGCCGGGATCATCCCGGCGGTCCTGCACTACTACATCGACTTCGTCCCCGGCGCCGACGAGGACGGCGTGGTCCGCTTCCTGCTGGCCGCGGGCGCCATCGGCATGCTGTTCAAGGAGAACGCGTCCATCTCCGGCGCCGAGGTCGGCTGCCAGGGCGAGGTCGGCTCCGCCTGCTCCATGGCCGCGGGCGCGCTGGCGGAGGTGCTGGGAGGCTCGCCGGAGCAGGTCGAGAACGCGGCCGAGATCGGCATGGAGCACAACCTGGGCCTCACCTGCGACCCCGTCGGCGGCCTGGTGCAGATCCCCTGCATCGAGCGCAACGGCATGGCCGCGGTGAAGGCGGTCACGGCGGCCCGGATGGCGATGCGCGGCGACGGCTCGCACAAGGTGTCCCTGGACAAGGTCATCAAGACGATGAGGGAGACGGGCGCGGACATGTCCGTCAAGTACAAGGAGACGGCGCGGGGCGGCCTGGCGGTGAACATCATCGAGTGCTGA
- the gcvT gene encoding glycine cleavage system aminomethyltransferase GcvT, with translation MSSTDPTGPRRTALDALHRSLGATMTDFAGWDMPLRYGSERDEHIAVRTRAGLFDLSHMGEITVTGAGAAALLNHALVGDIASVGVGRARYTMICRADGGILDDLIVYRLAEAEYLVVANASNAQVVLDALTERAGGFAAEVRNDRDAYALIAVQGPRSPGILKSLTDADLDGLKYYAGLPGTVAGVPALIARTGYTGEDGFELFVKPEHAVELWQALTGAGEGVGLVPCGLSCRDTLRLEAGMPLYGHELTTSLTPFDAGLGRVVKFEKEGDFVGREALAEAASRARENPPRVLVGLVAEGRRVPRAGYAVVAGGARIGEVTSGAPSPTLGRPIAMAYVDAAYAAPGTGGVGVDIRGTHEPYQVVALPFYKRRK, from the coding sequence ATGAGCAGCACCGACCCCACCGGACCGCGCCGTACCGCGCTCGATGCCCTGCACCGCTCGCTCGGCGCGACGATGACCGACTTCGCCGGCTGGGACATGCCCCTGCGCTACGGCTCCGAACGCGACGAGCACATCGCCGTGCGGACCCGGGCCGGCCTCTTCGACCTCTCCCACATGGGCGAGATCACCGTCACCGGCGCCGGAGCGGCCGCCCTCCTGAACCACGCCCTGGTCGGCGACATCGCCTCCGTCGGCGTCGGCCGCGCCCGCTACACCATGATTTGCCGGGCCGACGGCGGCATCCTGGACGACCTGATCGTCTACCGCCTGGCCGAGGCGGAGTACCTGGTCGTGGCCAACGCCTCCAACGCCCAGGTGGTGCTGGACGCGCTGACCGAGCGGGCCGGGGGCTTCGCCGCCGAGGTCCGTAACGACCGGGACGCGTACGCCCTGATCGCGGTCCAGGGCCCGCGGTCCCCCGGCATCCTGAAGTCCCTCACGGACGCCGACCTGGACGGCCTGAAGTACTACGCCGGCCTGCCCGGCACGGTCGCCGGCGTGCCGGCACTGATCGCCCGTACCGGCTACACCGGCGAGGACGGCTTCGAGCTGTTCGTGAAGCCGGAGCACGCCGTGGAGCTGTGGCAGGCGCTGACCGGGGCCGGTGAGGGCGTCGGCCTGGTGCCGTGCGGCCTGTCCTGCCGGGACACGCTGCGCCTGGAGGCGGGCATGCCGCTGTACGGGCACGAGCTGACCACGTCCCTGACGCCGTTCGACGCCGGGCTCGGCCGGGTGGTGAAGTTCGAGAAGGAGGGCGACTTCGTGGGCCGCGAGGCGCTGGCCGAGGCCGCCTCCCGGGCCCGGGAGAACCCGCCGCGGGTCCTGGTGGGCCTGGTCGCCGAGGGCCGCCGGGTGCCGCGCGCCGGGTACGCCGTCGTCGCGGGCGGCGCCCGGATCGGCGAGGTCACCTCCGGCGCCCCCTCCCCCACCCTGGGCAGGCCGATCGCCATGGCCTACGTCGACGCGGCGTACGCGGCGCCGGGCACCGGGGGCGTCGGCGTGGACATCCGGGGCACCCACGAGCCGTACCAGGTCGTGGCACTGCCCTTCTACAAGCGCCGGAAGTGA
- a CDS encoding ABC transporter permease: MISYILRRTFAAVILLLVVSAVTFAIFFLLPRLVGQTADQLAQQYIGKSPSRADIAAVKHNLGLDQPVYVQYWHFIKGIVAGATYDLGPTTVHCDAPCFGYSFKNHQAVWPELTSRLPITLSLAVGAAVLWLVSGVVAGVVSALRPRSVLDRAFMGVALTGVSLPMFFTGNLAILLFEYQWPIFGKTYVPFTENPSQWANTLFPAWCSLALLYSAIYARLTRSGMLETMNEDFIRTARAKGLRERTVVTRHGLRAALTPIITVFGMDIGLLLGGAVITESVFSLPGIGQYAVQGITDNDLPKILGVTLLAAFFVVFANLLVDVLYAAADPRVRLS, encoded by the coding sequence GTGATCTCGTACATCCTCCGCCGGACGTTCGCGGCAGTGATCCTGCTGCTGGTCGTCTCCGCGGTCACCTTCGCCATCTTCTTCCTGCTGCCGCGGCTCGTCGGCCAGACGGCGGACCAGCTGGCGCAGCAGTACATCGGCAAGAGCCCGTCCAGGGCGGACATCGCCGCTGTCAAGCACAACCTCGGTCTGGACCAGCCCGTCTACGTCCAGTACTGGCACTTCATCAAGGGGATCGTGGCCGGCGCCACCTACGACCTCGGCCCCACCACGGTGCACTGTGACGCGCCCTGCTTCGGTTACTCCTTCAAGAACCACCAGGCGGTCTGGCCGGAGCTCACCTCGCGTCTTCCGATCACCCTCTCACTGGCCGTGGGCGCTGCCGTCCTGTGGCTGGTCTCGGGCGTGGTGGCCGGTGTCGTCTCGGCGCTGAGGCCGCGCTCGGTGCTCGACCGGGCCTTCATGGGCGTCGCGCTCACCGGCGTCTCGCTGCCCATGTTCTTCACGGGCAACCTGGCGATCCTGCTCTTCGAGTACCAGTGGCCGATCTTCGGCAAGACCTACGTCCCGTTCACCGAGAACCCCTCGCAGTGGGCCAACACCCTCTTCCCGGCGTGGTGTTCGCTCGCCCTGCTGTACTCCGCCATCTACGCGCGGCTCACCCGCTCGGGCATGCTGGAGACGATGAACGAGGACTTCATCCGCACGGCCCGGGCGAAGGGCCTGCGGGAGCGCACCGTCGTCACCCGGCACGGACTGCGCGCCGCCCTCACCCCGATCATCACGGTCTTCGGCATGGACATCGGCCTGCTGCTCGGCGGTGCCGTGATCACGGAGTCGGTGTTCTCGCTGCCCGGCATCGGCCAGTACGCGGTGCAGGGCATCACCGACAACGACCTGCCCAAGATCCTCGGCGTGACGCTCCTCGCCGCCTTCTTCGTCGTCTTCGCAAACCTCCTGGTGGACGTGCTCTACGCCGCCGCCGACCCGCG
- a CDS encoding enhanced serine sensitivity protein SseB C-terminal domain-containing protein — MSASPSGSVEHMLRQVTPGRYDAYEALLRALATPSSGQVWMLLWHGQAGSPDAQYGNMEVDGFPYAPCVTSAQELSASGWNRSYEVADGLDVARTLYPDHYGLWLNPHAPGGGVGVPWPDLRRIATGLDRQPAGPLRLSEPGIEIPQFYALLAQNAHRTPALRSLRRAWVQPALGAPYLALGLDVYDTSPAAVDSVRAMMQQSVGAVPEGLPVSTVAMTDEHDPVVMWMRANARPFYDRGAHAAPPPPQAPATGYGYPPVGSGY; from the coding sequence GTGAGCGCGAGCCCGAGCGGCAGTGTCGAACACATGCTGCGCCAGGTCACCCCCGGGCGCTACGACGCCTACGAGGCACTGCTGCGCGCCCTCGCCACCCCGTCCTCCGGCCAGGTCTGGATGCTGCTGTGGCACGGCCAGGCCGGATCCCCGGACGCCCAGTACGGGAACATGGAGGTGGACGGCTTCCCCTACGCCCCCTGCGTGACGTCCGCGCAGGAGTTGTCGGCCAGTGGCTGGAACCGCTCCTACGAGGTGGCCGACGGGCTCGACGTGGCCCGCACGCTCTACCCGGACCACTACGGCCTCTGGCTCAACCCGCACGCCCCCGGCGGCGGCGTCGGCGTCCCCTGGCCGGACCTGCGCCGCATCGCCACCGGCCTGGACCGCCAGCCCGCCGGCCCGCTGCGCCTGTCCGAACCCGGCATCGAGATCCCGCAGTTCTACGCCCTGCTCGCGCAGAACGCCCACCGCACCCCGGCCCTGCGCTCGCTGCGCCGCGCCTGGGTGCAGCCCGCGCTCGGCGCGCCGTACCTCGCCCTGGGCCTGGACGTGTACGACACCTCCCCGGCCGCGGTGGACTCGGTGCGCGCGATGATGCAGCAGTCCGTCGGCGCCGTCCCCGAGGGGCTGCCCGTGTCGACGGTGGCGATGACCGACGAGCACGACCCGGTCGTGATGTGGATGCGGGCCAACGCCCGCCCGTTCTACGACCGCGGGGCCCACGCGGCGCCGCCCCCGCCGCAGGCCCCGGCCACCGGGTACGGCTACCCTCCGGTAGGCAGCGGCTACTGA
- the glyA gene encoding serine hydroxymethyltransferase has product MTVLNTPLHELDPEIAAAVDAELVRQQSTLEMIASENFAPLAVMEAQGSVLTNKYAEGYPGRRYYGGCEHVDVAEQIAIDRIKELFGAEYANVQPHSGASANQAALFALARPGDTILGLDLAHGGHLTHGMRLNFSGKQFDVVAYHVDTETGLVDMAEVERLAKEHRPKVIIAGWSAYPRQLDFAAFRRIADEVEAYLWVDMAHFAGLVAAGLHPNPVEYADVVTSTTHKTLGGPRGGVILARQEFAKKLNSSVFPGFQGGPLEHVIAAKAVSFKVAASEEFKERQRRTVEGARILAERLTAADARAAGVNVLSGGTDVHLVLVDLRASELDGRQAEDRLHEVGITVNRNAVPDDPRPPMVTSGLRIGTPALATRGFTAEDFAEVADVIAETLKPSCDTESLKARVKALAGKHPLYPGLNK; this is encoded by the coding sequence ATGACTGTCCTGAACACGCCCCTGCACGAGCTGGACCCGGAGATCGCCGCCGCGGTCGACGCCGAGCTGGTCCGCCAGCAGTCGACGCTGGAGATGATCGCCTCCGAGAACTTCGCGCCGCTGGCGGTGATGGAGGCGCAGGGCTCGGTCCTGACCAACAAGTACGCCGAGGGCTACCCGGGCCGCCGCTACTACGGCGGCTGCGAGCACGTCGACGTCGCCGAGCAGATCGCCATCGACCGGATCAAGGAGCTGTTCGGCGCCGAGTACGCCAACGTGCAGCCCCACTCCGGCGCCTCCGCCAACCAGGCGGCCCTCTTCGCGCTGGCCCGGCCCGGGGACACCATCCTCGGCCTGGACCTGGCGCACGGCGGCCACCTCACCCACGGGATGCGGCTGAACTTCTCCGGCAAGCAGTTCGACGTGGTCGCCTACCACGTGGACACGGAGACCGGCCTGGTCGACATGGCCGAGGTCGAGCGGCTGGCCAAGGAGCACCGCCCGAAGGTGATCATCGCCGGCTGGTCGGCGTACCCGCGGCAGCTGGACTTCGCCGCGTTCCGCCGGATCGCCGACGAGGTCGAGGCGTACCTGTGGGTCGACATGGCGCACTTCGCGGGCCTGGTCGCGGCGGGCCTGCACCCGAACCCGGTCGAGTACGCCGACGTCGTCACCTCCACCACGCACAAGACGCTGGGCGGTCCGCGCGGCGGCGTCATCCTCGCCCGGCAGGAGTTCGCGAAGAAGCTGAACTCGTCCGTCTTCCCCGGTTTCCAGGGCGGTCCCCTGGAGCACGTGATCGCGGCCAAGGCGGTCTCCTTCAAGGTCGCCGCCTCGGAGGAGTTCAAGGAGCGCCAGCGGCGTACCGTGGAGGGAGCGCGGATCCTCGCCGAGCGGCTGACGGCCGCCGACGCCCGCGCGGCCGGCGTGAACGTCCTGTCCGGCGGCACGGACGTCCACCTCGTCCTGGTGGACCTGCGCGCCTCCGAGCTGGACGGCCGGCAGGCCGAGGACCGGCTGCACGAGGTCGGCATCACGGTCAACCGCAACGCGGTCCCGGACGACCCGCGCCCGCCGATGGTCACGTCGGGCCTGCGGATCGGCACGCCCGCACTGGCCACCCGCGGCTTCACCGCCGAGGACTTCGCCGAGGTCGCGGACGTGATCGCCGAGACGCTCAAGCCGTCCTGCGACACGGAGTCCCTCAAGGCCCGGGTGAAGGCCCTGGCCGGCAAGCACCCGCTGTACCCGGGTCTGAACAAGTAG
- the gcvH gene encoding glycine cleavage system protein GcvH produces MSNPQQLRYSTEHEWLSAAEDGVATVGITEFAANALGDVVFAQLPEVGSTVTAGETCGELESTKSVSDLYSPVTGEITEINEDVVADPSLVNSAPFEGGWLFRVRVTEEPAGLLSADEYTAQNAG; encoded by the coding sequence ATGAGCAACCCCCAGCAGCTGCGCTACAGCACGGAGCACGAGTGGCTGTCCGCCGCCGAGGACGGCGTCGCGACGGTCGGCATCACCGAGTTCGCGGCCAACGCGCTCGGCGACGTCGTCTTCGCCCAGCTCCCCGAGGTCGGCTCCACGGTGACCGCGGGCGAGACCTGCGGCGAGCTGGAGTCGACCAAGTCGGTCTCCGACCTGTACTCGCCGGTCACCGGTGAGATCACCGAGATCAACGAGGACGTCGTCGCCGACCCCTCGCTGGTGAACTCCGCCCCCTTCGAGGGCGGATGGCTGTTCCGGGTGCGCGTCACGGAGGAGCCGGCCGGCCTGCTCTCGGCCGACGAGTACACCGCCCAGAACGCCGGCTGA
- a CDS encoding enhanced serine sensitivity protein SseB, which translates to MDFPAQAHPHPHGGWPGNELEEVLSVSLGAPGAGGRIVEVLGRSFVWVPLPNGGGPHSGALDLPTLEIDGQVYVPVFSSEEQFRQAAGSHLSYTIAPAVEFARGLPPQAGIAVNPGGVVGVPLPPEAVAELCRTGRTPLDGPGSGGRVRLFEPDWQDDPVDFLSAASAEFAGTGVVLAARRCLAAVETAEPVMFVGVELSQTEGDLRALPLEALGRALGRVPVRWPVNLVLLDVAQDPVADWLRTSVRPFYQFGH; encoded by the coding sequence ATGGACTTCCCGGCACAGGCGCACCCCCACCCGCACGGCGGTTGGCCCGGCAACGAGCTGGAGGAGGTGCTCTCGGTCTCCCTCGGGGCACCCGGCGCCGGCGGCCGGATCGTGGAGGTCCTGGGCCGCAGCTTCGTCTGGGTCCCGCTGCCCAACGGCGGCGGCCCGCACAGCGGCGCGCTGGACCTGCCCACCCTGGAGATCGACGGCCAGGTCTACGTGCCGGTCTTCAGCTCCGAGGAGCAGTTCCGCCAGGCGGCCGGCTCCCACCTGTCCTACACCATCGCCCCGGCCGTGGAGTTCGCCCGCGGCCTGCCCCCGCAGGCGGGCATCGCCGTCAACCCCGGCGGGGTGGTCGGCGTCCCGCTCCCGCCGGAGGCGGTGGCCGAGCTGTGCCGGACCGGCCGCACCCCGCTGGACGGACCCGGCTCCGGCGGCCGCGTCCGCCTCTTCGAGCCCGACTGGCAGGACGACCCGGTCGACTTCCTCTCCGCCGCCTCCGCCGAGTTCGCCGGGACGGGCGTGGTCCTGGCGGCCCGCCGCTGCCTGGCCGCCGTCGAGACGGCCGAACCGGTGATGTTCGTGGGCGTGGAGCTGTCCCAGACGGAGGGCGACCTCAGGGCCCTCCCCCTGGAAGCCCTCGGCAGGGCCCTCGGCAGGGTCCCGGTCAGGTGGCCGGTCAACCTGGTGCTGCTGGACGTGGCCCAGGACCCGGTGGCCGACTGGCTCAGGACCAGCGTCCGTCCCTTCTACCAGTTCGGCCACTAG
- a CDS encoding ABC transporter permease — protein sequence MTAPIETTGAAAEAQPEAVLEGAGKGQIEGRSLGQIAWSRFKRDKAAVAGGVIVILLIVLAILSRPLQALFGLDPNAFHQDLITPDTSLPKGSWGGMSLDHLLGVDPKFGRDIATRILEGSWVSLVVAFGATILSNVIGAILGVVAGYYGGRVDSVISRLMDTFLAFPLLLFAIAISATLQGGAFGLNGLPLHLSVLIFVIGFFNWPYLGRIVRGQTLALREREFVDASRGMGAKAPYILFRELMPNLVGPIIVYSTLLIPTNILFEASLSFLGVGIQPPQASWGGMLREAVTYYQVDPQYMIVPGLAIFVTVLAFNLLGDGLRDALDPRSR from the coding sequence GTGACCGCACCGATCGAGACCACCGGGGCGGCAGCCGAGGCACAGCCGGAGGCTGTGCTGGAGGGTGCCGGTAAGGGGCAGATCGAGGGTCGTTCCCTGGGCCAGATCGCGTGGTCCCGGTTCAAGAGGGACAAGGCCGCCGTCGCCGGCGGCGTCATCGTGATCCTGCTGATCGTCCTCGCGATCCTCTCGCGCCCCCTCCAGGCCCTGTTCGGCCTCGACCCCAACGCCTTCCACCAGGACCTGATCACTCCCGACACCTCCCTGCCCAAGGGCAGTTGGGGCGGGATGAGCCTGGACCACCTGCTGGGCGTGGACCCGAAGTTCGGCCGCGACATCGCCACCCGGATCCTGGAGGGCTCCTGGGTATCGCTGGTCGTCGCGTTCGGCGCGACCATCCTGTCCAACGTCATCGGCGCGATCCTGGGCGTGGTCGCGGGCTACTACGGCGGCCGGGTCGACTCGGTCATCAGCCGGCTGATGGACACCTTCCTCGCCTTCCCCCTCCTGCTGTTCGCCATCGCGATCTCCGCCACCCTGCAAGGCGGCGCGTTCGGCCTCAACGGGCTGCCGCTCCACCTGAGCGTGCTCATCTTCGTCATCGGCTTCTTCAACTGGCCCTACCTGGGCCGGATCGTCCGCGGCCAGACCCTCGCCCTGCGCGAGCGCGAGTTCGTGGACGCCTCCCGGGGCATGGGCGCCAAGGCCCCGTACATCCTGTTCCGGGAGCTGATGCCCAACCTGGTCGGCCCGATCATCGTCTACTCGACGCTGCTCATCCCGACCAACATCCTCTTCGAGGCGTCGCTGAGCTTCCTCGGCGTCGGCATCCAGCCCCCGCAGGCGTCCTGGGGCGGCATGCTCCGCGAGGCGGTCACCTACTACCAGGTCGATCCCCAGTACATGATCGTTCCTGGACTCGCCATCTTCGTGACCGTCCTGGCGTTCAACCTGCTGGGCGACGGTCTCCGCGACGCTCTCGACCCGCGCAGCCGCTGA
- a CDS encoding ABC transporter substrate-binding protein: MEGKAPIMRRSALAATAAIGSVSLLLAGCSKADDNQKDNTSAGANAATKGVVNASDKKGGTLTYELSDVPDSFDPGNTYYAYMYNLSRLWARPLMTFQPGPGSKGNTLVPDLAASKGVSSDGGKTWTYKLRAGLKYEDGTPITSKDVKYAVERSNFARDVLSLGPNYFQQFLAGGDKYKGPYKDKSAKGLSSIETPDDTTIVFHLKQAFQEFDYLVAAPQTAPVPQAKDTGVDYVKHIVSSGSYKFQSYDDGRQAVLVRNANWDAKTDPLRKQLPDKIVVKLKVNPETIDQDVLAGDAIDLAGTGVQASTQAKVLTDNSKKAATDNTFGGRLVYMAINTKVAPFDKAECRKAVQYAIDKVSVQTAEGGPVRGDIASTVLPPDIPGYQKSDVYASSGNKGDAAKAKAQLKACGKSSVTTNISARSDRPQEIDAATAIINSLKKVGINANLKQYPSGKYFTDYAGVPKFTEKQNIGLIMMQWGADWPSGYGFLQQILNGKAISQSGNTNLSQYDSKAVNDLLSKAIGTQDDAERNSLYTQIDKKTMDDAVLVPLTYFKVLLARPQNYTNLVSTAAFSGQYDYLNIGVASK, translated from the coding sequence ATGGAGGGGAAAGCTCCCATCATGCGAAGGTCAGCGCTGGCCGCCACCGCGGCCATCGGCTCCGTCAGCCTGCTTCTCGCGGGCTGCAGCAAGGCCGATGACAACCAGAAGGACAACACGTCGGCCGGGGCCAACGCCGCGACCAAGGGCGTCGTCAACGCGTCCGACAAGAAGGGCGGCACGCTCACCTACGAGCTGTCCGACGTCCCGGACTCGTTCGACCCCGGCAACACGTACTACGCGTACATGTACAACCTCAGCCGGCTGTGGGCGCGTCCGCTGATGACCTTCCAGCCGGGCCCCGGTTCGAAGGGCAACACCCTCGTCCCGGACCTCGCGGCCAGCAAGGGCGTGTCGAGCGACGGCGGCAAGACCTGGACGTACAAGCTGCGTGCGGGCCTGAAGTACGAGGACGGCACGCCGATCACCTCGAAGGACGTCAAGTACGCCGTCGAGCGCTCCAACTTCGCGCGTGACGTGCTCTCCCTCGGCCCGAACTACTTCCAGCAGTTCCTGGCCGGCGGCGACAAGTACAAGGGCCCCTACAAGGACAAGAGCGCCAAGGGCCTGTCCTCCATCGAGACGCCGGACGACACCACGATCGTCTTCCACCTGAAGCAGGCCTTCCAGGAGTTCGACTACCTGGTCGCGGCCCCGCAGACGGCTCCGGTGCCGCAGGCCAAGGACACGGGCGTCGACTACGTCAAGCACATCGTCTCCTCGGGCTCGTACAAGTTCCAGAGCTACGACGACGGCAGGCAGGCCGTCCTCGTGCGCAACGCCAACTGGGACGCGAAGACCGACCCGCTGCGCAAGCAGCTGCCGGACAAGATCGTCGTCAAGCTGAAGGTCAACCCGGAGACCATCGACCAGGACGTCCTGGCCGGTGACGCGATCGACCTCGCCGGCACGGGCGTCCAGGCCTCCACGCAGGCCAAGGTGCTCACCGACAACTCGAAGAAGGCCGCCACGGACAACACCTTCGGCGGCCGCCTGGTGTACATGGCGATCAACACCAAGGTTGCGCCGTTCGACAAGGCCGAGTGCCGCAAGGCCGTGCAGTACGCGATCGACAAGGTCTCGGTGCAGACCGCCGAGGGCGGCCCGGTGCGCGGCGACATCGCCTCCACCGTCCTGCCGCCGGACATCCCGGGCTACCAGAAGTCCGACGTCTACGCCTCCTCGGGCAACAAGGGCGACGCCGCCAAGGCCAAGGCGCAGCTGAAGGCCTGCGGCAAGTCCTCGGTCACGACCAACATCTCGGCCCGCTCGGACCGCCCGCAGGAGATCGACGCCGCCACGGCGATCATCAACTCGCTGAAGAAGGTCGGCATCAACGCCAACCTGAAGCAGTACCCGTCGGGCAAGTACTTCACCGACTACGCCGGTGTGCCGAAGTTCACCGAGAAGCAGAACATCGGTCTGATCATGATGCAGTGGGGTGCCGACTGGCCCTCCGGCTACGGCTTCCTGCAGCAGATCCTGAACGGCAAGGCGATCAGCCAGTCCGGTAACACCAACCTGTCGCAGTACGACAGCAAGGCGGTCAACGACCTGCTGAGCAAGGCGATCGGCACCCAGGACGACGCCGAGCGCAACAGCCTCTACACGCAGATCGACAAGAAGACCATGGACGATGCCGTCCTCGTCCCGCTGACCTACTTCAAGGTCCTGCTGGCCCGCCCGCAGAACTACACCAACCTGGTTTCCACGGCGGCCTTCAGCGGTCAGTACGACTACCTCAACATCGGCGTCGCGTCGAAGTAG
- a CDS encoding AAA family ATPase produces MNRTTACAATAGVAVPQQPSAPARRRAAGRPAPVVRDLRDRAGRSPHALLFGPRDLVVVTGLPGSGKSTLMRRAVPGHRVDSQDARDRWAARLPRRLPYALYRPLVRLAHYAGLRRVLRTGEGAVVHDCGTQAWVRAWLAHEARRRGGTLHLLLLDVAPGTAREGQRERGRGVSRYAFRRHRRASARLLDAVERGEPPAGCGSAVLLDRAAADALRRIVFTG; encoded by the coding sequence GTGAACAGGACCACGGCCTGCGCCGCCACCGCCGGTGTCGCGGTACCGCAGCAGCCCTCCGCCCCGGCCCGCCGGCGCGCGGCCGGGCGCCCGGCCCCGGTCGTCCGTGACCTGCGCGACCGCGCCGGCCGCAGTCCGCACGCCCTGCTCTTCGGCCCCCGCGACCTGGTGGTGGTCACCGGCCTGCCCGGCAGCGGCAAGTCCACGCTGATGCGCCGCGCCGTCCCCGGTCACCGCGTCGACTCCCAGGACGCCCGCGACCGCTGGGCGGCCCGCCTGCCCCGCCGCCTGCCGTACGCCCTCTACCGCCCCCTGGTCCGCCTCGCCCACTACGCCGGGCTGCGCCGCGTCCTGCGCACCGGGGAGGGAGCCGTCGTGCACGACTGCGGCACCCAGGCCTGGGTGCGCGCCTGGCTGGCCCACGAGGCGCGCCGCCGCGGCGGCACCCTGCACCTGCTCCTGCTCGACGTCGCCCCCGGCACCGCCCGGGAGGGCCAGCGCGAGCGCGGCCGGGGCGTGTCCCGGTACGCCTTCCGGCGCCACCGCAGGGCGAGCGCCCGCCTGCTGGACGCGGTGGAGAGGGGGGAGCCGCCCGCGGGATGCGGCTCGGCGGTCCTGCTGGACCGGGCCGCGGCGGACGCCCTGCGGCGGATCGTGTTCACCGGCTGA